The sequence AAAGGGGTCAATCCGAGCGAAGGGGTGGCGTGCGGCTCGTGTTGGGGACTGGGTGTCACCGGCTGATGCTAACGCCGCCGACCAGGGGCGTGACACGCCCGTCAGGTGTCGCGGACCGCCGAGGTGTCCACCACCTGTTCCATGGCGAGCCGCGGCGTGTGCGGCGGGCCGGCGTGCGTCGGGTCCGCGCGCCCCAGGCGCAGCACGAGATACGGGTACCCCATGCCGGCCAGTACCCCGCGCAACTCCGCGCGGGTACTCGGCACCTCGATCACTCCGCTCAACGGCACCATCGAGACGCCCAGCCGGGTCGCCGTGAGCCAACCCGCCGACAGTGCCTCGCCGGCCCGCAACCAGGTGATGGGCTCGTCTTCGTCGCCGTAGAGCAGCGCGTATCCGGCTGCCTGGTCGTGACCGGGCCCCACGGGCAGCGTGCCGGCCCGACCGAAGTCCCGGCCGGGCACGGTGGTCTGTGGGGGCGATTCCGGCAACACCGCCGCCGGCAGGCCGACATCGTCGGCCCGGCTGGTCCAGTACGCCAGCTCCGTGCGCAGCTGGGGGTCCTCCGACTCCACCGTGTCGGCCTGAGACGCGGCGGTCGCCAGCTGCAACACCTGGTCCCGGTCGAGTTGCTGGAGCCGGACCCCTTCGGCGGTTGCCGCCTCGGTGATCTCGGTGAGGGCCGAGTCGGTGACCGGTTCGTCGCCGACCGGTCGGCGGTCGGTGTGTCGGATCCGCATGCACTGCACCAGGTGCATCGCCTCGGGATCCGCCCCCACCCGGGTCAGGCCGGTGAGCCGGGCCAGCAGGTCCTCGTCGCCGGGATCGGGGATGCGCTCAACCACCGCCTGCCACCCCTCGGCGGCCAGCGCGACCCGGGCGTGGTGCAGCGCCGCGCCGCAGCTCAGGATGAGCAGCCGCCCCTCCGGGTCGGTGGCGGTGAGCTGCCGGTCGCGGACCACGCGCAGCTCCAGCGTGTCGGGCAGGACCCGCCACCGCCACGGTTGGGTGTTGTGCACCGAGGGGGCGCGACCGGCGGTCGCGGCAGCCTGCGCGAGCGCGGTGGTCAGCGCGTGGTCCGTCTGGCTCATGCTCTCGACCCTTCCCTCGAACACATCGTGCCGCACCCGGAGGGCACCCGGGCGCGGTTGCCGATCCATCCTGCGATATTCGCCGGCCGAACGCACGGGGCGCAGGTCCTGTCGCCGCCGGACCATTCGACCCGATGGGTTATGCGATGCACGGCCCATCCCGGCCGACCCGCTGGGACGATTTCGGTGATGGAGGCGGAGCCGGAGTGCGTGCCCGAGCAACCGGCGCGATCCGGGCCGGGCGGCCGACTGCTCTGGGCGCCGCTGGGTGGGCTGACCGCGCTGGTGCTCGCCGGTGTGGCAGCACGGCTCGCCGGCCGGTCGGGCCTCGGTGACCTGCTCTGGGCCGCCGCCACCGTGGCCGCGCTGGTGCCGGCCGCCGGGTCGATGCTGCGCGAGCTCTGGCACCGGCGGTACGGCGTTGACGTCATCGCCGTCCTCGCGCTGGCGGGCGCGCTCGTGGTGGGGGAGTACCTCGCCGGGGCGGTGATCGCGGTGATGGTGGCCACCGGTCGGACCCTGGAGGCGTACGCCCAGGGTCGGGCGACCCGCGACCTCCGGGCACTGCTCGCCCACGCCCCACGAACCGCGCGCCGACGTGCCCCGGACGGGACGATCGAGGTGGTCCCGGCAGACCAGGTTGTCGCCGGGGACGAGCTGCTGGTCGGCCCCGGCGACGTGGTGCCGGTCGACGGGAAGCTTGCCGCGGCGGCCACGCTCGACGAGTCGGTGGTGACGGGAGAGTCGCGGCTCGTCCAACGCGCCCCGGGTGACCCGGTGGGGAGCGGTGTGGTGAACGCCGGTGCCGCCTTTGGCCTGCGGGCGACCGCGGACGCGGCTTCCAGCACGTACGCCGGGATCGTGCGGCTGGCGCGGGAGGCCACCGCGCAGAAGGCACCGACGGTCCGGCTGGCCGACCGGTACGCCGTCGCCTTTGTTCCGTTTACCCTGCTGCTCGCCGGGCTGGGCTGGCTGGTCTCCGGCGACGTGGTCCGGGCGGTGGCGGTTCTGGTGGTGGCGACACCCTGCCCACTTCTGCTGGCCACCCCGATCGCCATCGTCTCCGGCCTGTC comes from Salinispora tropica CNB-440 and encodes:
- a CDS encoding Acg family FMN-binding oxidoreductase; amino-acid sequence: MSQTDHALTTALAQAAATAGRAPSVHNTQPWRWRVLPDTLELRVVRDRQLTATDPEGRLLILSCGAALHHARVALAAEGWQAVVERIPDPGDEDLLARLTGLTRVGADPEAMHLVQCMRIRHTDRRPVGDEPVTDSALTEITEAATAEGVRLQQLDRDQVLQLATAASQADTVESEDPQLRTELAYWTSRADDVGLPAAVLPESPPQTTVPGRDFGRAGTLPVGPGHDQAAGYALLYGDEDEPITWLRAGEALSAGWLTATRLGVSMVPLSGVIEVPSTRAELRGVLAGMGYPYLVLRLGRADPTHAGPPHTPRLAMEQVVDTSAVRDT